The proteins below come from a single Terriglobales bacterium genomic window:
- the zwf gene encoding glucose-6-phosphate dehydrogenase — protein sequence MATATSVQTSIPHTKTTGPCVMVIFGATGDLTKRKLLPSIYNLLSTGLLSREFAIVGMSKDDWTTDQFRKHVSDSLKQFSEGADPELVDWLAVHSYYVSGEFGDSEAYKRLRAQLTEVDKVHGTHSNYFFYFAISPQFFATAVQKLGESNLSEEENGSWRRVIIEKPFGHDLESAKELNKQIKEVLYESQIFRIDHYLGKETVQNILVFRFGNGLFEPIWSRNYIDHVQITVAETVGVEGRGGYYDTSGTLRDMVPNHIMQLISLTTMEPPISFEADDVRDEQSKVLHAIHAMSGEDVIHNAVRGQYGSGTTQKGERMPGYRQEPSVNPSSRTETFIALKLGIDNWRWAGVPIYLRTGKRMARRHTEIAIEFKRAPFVLFRDTDIEHLPSNQLVINVQPEEGIALKFGAKVPGPLVKVGPVHMSFNYQDYFGGTAQTGYEVLLYDCMIGDATLFQRADMVEAGWTVVDPVLDVWKALPPRDFPNYQAGTWGPKEADDLMLRDGRHWRNV from the coding sequence ATGGCAACAGCAACGTCTGTACAAACAAGCATTCCTCATACCAAGACAACTGGCCCCTGCGTCATGGTCATCTTCGGCGCGACCGGCGACTTAACCAAACGCAAACTGCTGCCATCGATCTACAACCTGCTCAGCACTGGACTCCTCTCGCGTGAGTTCGCGATCGTAGGCATGTCGAAGGACGACTGGACTACCGATCAGTTTCGCAAGCATGTCAGCGATTCGCTTAAGCAGTTCTCCGAGGGCGCCGATCCAGAGCTGGTCGATTGGCTCGCGGTGCACTCGTACTACGTGAGCGGAGAATTTGGTGACAGCGAAGCCTATAAGCGGCTGCGTGCACAGTTGACTGAAGTCGACAAAGTCCACGGAACTCACAGCAATTATTTCTTTTACTTCGCCATCTCGCCGCAATTCTTTGCCACCGCCGTGCAGAAACTCGGCGAATCAAATCTGTCGGAGGAAGAAAACGGTTCGTGGCGCCGGGTGATCATCGAGAAGCCGTTCGGTCACGATTTGGAGTCGGCCAAGGAACTGAACAAGCAGATCAAGGAAGTGCTCTACGAGAGCCAAATCTTCCGCATTGACCATTATCTCGGCAAAGAGACGGTGCAGAACATCTTGGTATTCCGTTTTGGGAATGGATTGTTCGAGCCGATCTGGAGTCGCAACTACATCGACCACGTGCAGATTACGGTCGCCGAGACCGTCGGCGTGGAAGGCCGTGGAGGCTACTACGACACCTCGGGCACGCTGCGCGATATGGTCCCAAACCACATCATGCAGCTCATAAGCCTGACCACGATGGAGCCGCCGATTTCCTTCGAGGCCGATGACGTGCGCGACGAGCAATCAAAAGTGCTGCATGCCATTCATGCTATGAGTGGGGAAGATGTGATTCATAATGCGGTGCGCGGACAGTATGGTTCTGGCACTACGCAGAAGGGCGAGCGCATGCCCGGCTATCGCCAGGAGCCGAGCGTAAACCCCAGTTCCCGAACCGAAACCTTCATCGCGCTGAAGCTCGGGATCGACAACTGGCGCTGGGCCGGCGTACCAATTTATCTGCGTACCGGCAAGCGCATGGCGCGCCGCCACACCGAGATCGCCATCGAGTTCAAGCGGGCGCCGTTTGTACTCTTCCGCGACACCGACATCGAACACCTGCCAAGCAATCAGCTTGTGATCAACGTGCAGCCCGAAGAAGGAATCGCGCTCAAGTTCGGCGCCAAGGTTCCAGGTCCCTTAGTCAAAGTTGGTCCGGTTCACATGAGCTTCAACTACCAGGATTATTTTGGAGGCACAGCTCAGACCGGGTACGAAGTACTGCTTTACGACTGCATGATCGGTGACGCCACGCTCTTTCAGCGAGCTGACATGGTCGAAGCCGGTTGGACGGTCGTCGATCCGGTGCTCGACGTGTGGAAGGCGCTGCCTCCACGTGACTTCCCGAATTACCAGGCGGGCACGTGGGGCCCGAAGGAAGCTGACGACTTGATGCTTAGGGATGGGAGACATTGGAGGAATGTGTAG
- the glk gene encoding glucokinase — MTNDMILAGDIGGTSARLAYFELKDGRLRSVVEETKHSRDFPSLQAAVLAFKGKNQYDVACACFGVAGPVNEGRVEAPNLPWIIDAKVLEKELGVGKVYLINDLEANAHGLAELRGQDFEVLAQGAPGAKGNAAVISAGTGLGEAGLYWDGATYHPFAAEGGHSDFAPANDLQAELWHYLRQKFGGHVSWERVLSGPGQYNLYEFLRDTGKGNEEAWLAEELKAGDPSAVVSKYGLSGKSPLCVQAVELFVEIYGAAAGNLALKYLATGGVYIGGGIAPKILPKLKEPRFFQAFRDKGRLRTLLEKIPVRVVLNDKTALLGAGHVAMMHAGTGVGQVAIG, encoded by the coding sequence ATGACAAACGACATGATTCTGGCCGGTGACATCGGCGGCACCAGCGCGCGGCTGGCCTACTTCGAGCTGAAAGACGGGCGGCTGCGGTCCGTTGTGGAAGAAACCAAGCACAGCCGTGACTTTCCGAGTCTGCAGGCTGCTGTGCTCGCTTTCAAAGGCAAGAATCAGTATGACGTTGCCTGTGCCTGCTTTGGCGTGGCCGGGCCGGTAAACGAAGGGCGTGTTGAGGCTCCCAACCTGCCCTGGATCATCGATGCCAAGGTGCTCGAGAAGGAGCTGGGCGTCGGCAAGGTTTACCTGATCAACGATCTTGAAGCGAATGCGCACGGCCTGGCCGAGTTGCGAGGACAGGACTTCGAGGTCCTCGCGCAGGGAGCGCCGGGAGCAAAGGGCAACGCTGCTGTGATCTCAGCCGGCACTGGACTCGGTGAAGCAGGACTATATTGGGACGGCGCCACGTACCATCCTTTCGCAGCGGAGGGAGGGCACTCCGACTTTGCCCCGGCGAACGATCTTCAAGCCGAACTCTGGCATTACCTCCGCCAGAAGTTCGGCGGACATGTGAGTTGGGAACGCGTGCTTTCTGGTCCCGGACAATACAATCTCTACGAGTTCCTTCGGGATACTGGGAAGGGTAACGAAGAAGCGTGGCTTGCCGAGGAACTTAAAGCTGGCGATCCCTCGGCGGTAGTTTCAAAGTACGGTCTTTCGGGCAAGAGTCCTTTATGCGTGCAAGCGGTAGAACTGTTTGTCGAAATCTACGGCGCGGCTGCGGGAAATCTGGCGCTCAAGTATTTGGCGACCGGCGGAGTCTATATCGGCGGTGGCATCGCCCCGAAGATCCTGCCCAAACTGAAAGAGCCGCGCTTCTTCCAGGCCTTCCGCGATAAGGGACGTTTACGCACATTGTTGGAGAAGATTCCCGTGCGCGTGGTGCTGAACGACAAGACGGCGTTGCTGGGGGCTGGACACGTGGCGATGATGCATGCGGGAACAGGAGTCGGACAGGTCGCGATTGGGTAG
- the pgl gene encoding 6-phosphogluconolactonase, translated as MSKPTIRTLDDLQQVASAAADEFVARAKRAIQHHGRFTVALSGGSTPKTMHTILAERSSKNPKLVDWSRVQILFGDERHVPPDHPESNYRMANETLLSKVPIPAANIHRVRCENPDAAKAADEYDRELVKVFQLKGEDQMPRFDLIFLGMGPDGHTASLFPGTTAVHELKKRVVANWVPKFNTWRVTFTRPVINQAECVLLMVCGKDKAEPFGEVMGQGSPDVYPVKYVQPTHGELIWLVDKAAAGAGLAHAG; from the coding sequence ATGTCGAAGCCAACCATCCGAACTCTCGACGATCTCCAGCAAGTAGCCAGCGCCGCTGCGGACGAATTTGTTGCGCGCGCGAAGCGCGCCATTCAGCATCATGGGCGATTCACAGTGGCGCTCTCCGGCGGCTCCACTCCGAAGACGATGCACACCATCCTCGCCGAACGCTCGTCGAAGAATCCGAAGCTGGTGGACTGGTCGCGAGTACAAATTCTGTTTGGGGATGAGCGCCACGTGCCTCCTGATCACCCGGAGAGCAATTACCGCATGGCGAACGAGACCTTGCTTTCGAAGGTTCCAATTCCCGCCGCAAATATTCACCGCGTTCGTTGCGAGAACCCCGACGCTGCAAAAGCAGCCGATGAATACGATCGCGAATTAGTGAAGGTCTTCCAACTCAAGGGCGAAGATCAGATGCCGCGCTTTGATCTCATCTTTCTCGGCATGGGGCCGGACGGTCATACCGCTTCGCTATTCCCAGGCACAACCGCTGTTCATGAGCTCAAGAAGCGAGTAGTCGCAAATTGGGTTCCGAAGTTCAACACATGGAGGGTTACGTTTACTCGTCCTGTGATCAACCAGGCAGAGTGCGTGTTGCTGATGGTGTGCGGCAAAGACAAAGCAGAACCTTTCGGCGAAGTTATGGGACAAGGAAGTCCGGATGTGTATCCGGTGAAGTACGTGCAGCCTACGCACGGTGAATTAATTTGGCTCGTTGATAAAGCGGCTGCGGGAGCGGGGCTCGCGCACGCGGGGTAG
- a CDS encoding YceI family protein, giving the protein MKRRVFSLLAVAVFTVAAWAQGSEWQIDPAHTTTGFTVRHMGISNVHGRFVKTSGTATIDDGDITKSSVNATMDVNSIDTGNENRDGDLKSPNYFDAAQFPTITFKSKSVSKNGEGKLKVVGDLTIHGVTKEVTLDVDGPSAPLEQRGNKRRGLSATTSVNRKDFGVGAKAPAVMIGEEIKIDIDAELTQKGAAPAAPAGLTVK; this is encoded by the coding sequence ATGAAACGACGCGTATTCAGTCTGCTTGCTGTTGCTGTGTTCACCGTAGCCGCCTGGGCTCAGGGCTCAGAATGGCAAATCGATCCCGCGCACACTACCACTGGTTTTACGGTGCGCCACATGGGCATCAGCAATGTGCATGGGCGGTTTGTGAAGACGAGTGGCACGGCGACGATCGATGACGGCGACATCACGAAGTCGAGCGTAAACGCGACTATGGACGTGAACTCGATCGACACTGGCAACGAGAATCGCGACGGCGACCTTAAGAGTCCGAATTACTTCGACGCTGCTCAGTTTCCCACGATCACGTTCAAGTCGAAGAGCGTGAGCAAGAACGGCGAGGGCAAGCTGAAAGTTGTTGGCGACCTCACCATTCATGGCGTGACTAAGGAAGTGACACTCGACGTCGACGGACCGTCTGCTCCGCTTGAGCAGCGCGGAAATAAGCGCCGCGGTCTCTCAGCTACCACCAGCGTCAATCGCAAAGACTTCGGCGTTGGAGCGAAGGCGCCTGCGGTGATGATCGGCGAAGAGATCAAGATCGACATCGACGCGGAGCTGACACAGAAAGGTGCGGCGCCGGCTGCTCCAGCAGGTCTAACCGTTAAGTAA
- a CDS encoding Xaa-Pro peptidase family protein, with amino-acid sequence MITRRDFTKLAGFSAATTLVPLTSIAQELSATNLPAPIVQLKSRKGEAKPITVEERKQRQERARQLMRENNLDAVLMIGGTSLVYFTNVRWWNSERLFAAVLPATGDPFYVCPAFEEDRAREQIANGPGGNSADVRTWQEDQDPYRLVAAGLKDRGISSGRIGIEERTTFVFSDGIAKAAQQVNIASATPVTAGCRMIKTQHELDLMRLANQVTLEAYEAVYRSLYAGMSQYDFAKLIEAAYSKLGFRGEASVNVGEASALPHGSAKPQIIREGTIVLIDDGCSVEGYQSDISRTFILGKPTDKMRKVFDIVHRAQSAALKQARPGVEAQSVDGAARKVIADSGYGPDYKYFLHRVGHGIGMDGHEWPYLVRGNSLALRPGMAFSDEPGIYIRGEFGVRLEDDMYITENGAELFTPQSPSLEDPFGKS; translated from the coding sequence ATGATCACTCGCCGCGATTTCACCAAACTTGCTGGCTTCAGCGCTGCAACCACGCTTGTCCCACTCACTTCGATAGCACAGGAACTCAGCGCAACGAACCTTCCTGCCCCAATCGTGCAGCTCAAGTCTCGCAAAGGCGAGGCCAAACCCATCACTGTCGAGGAGCGCAAGCAGAGGCAGGAGCGGGCGCGTCAACTGATGCGCGAGAACAATCTCGACGCCGTCCTGATGATCGGCGGCACGTCGTTGGTGTATTTCACGAATGTTCGCTGGTGGAACAGTGAGCGTCTGTTCGCCGCAGTTCTTCCCGCGACAGGCGATCCGTTTTACGTTTGCCCAGCATTCGAGGAGGATCGGGCGCGCGAGCAGATCGCCAACGGCCCAGGCGGTAATAGTGCCGACGTTCGCACTTGGCAGGAAGACCAGGATCCGTACCGACTAGTTGCCGCAGGACTCAAGGATCGCGGCATCAGCAGCGGACGGATTGGAATTGAGGAGCGCACTACCTTCGTCTTCAGCGACGGCATCGCAAAGGCTGCGCAACAGGTAAATATCGCGAGTGCAACGCCTGTCACTGCTGGCTGCCGGATGATAAAGACGCAACATGAGCTCGACCTGATGCGATTGGCCAATCAGGTCACGCTCGAAGCCTACGAGGCCGTGTACAGGTCCCTGTACGCTGGCATGTCGCAGTACGATTTTGCCAAACTCATCGAGGCGGCTTATTCCAAATTGGGATTCCGCGGCGAAGCCAGTGTAAACGTAGGCGAGGCCTCTGCCCTCCCTCACGGATCAGCAAAGCCTCAGATTATCCGCGAAGGCACGATCGTTCTCATTGACGACGGCTGCTCGGTTGAAGGCTACCAATCAGACATCAGCCGAACCTTCATCCTGGGAAAGCCTACGGACAAGATGCGCAAAGTCTTTGATATCGTCCACCGAGCACAGAGCGCAGCCCTCAAGCAAGCGCGGCCAGGTGTGGAGGCCCAATCAGTGGACGGCGCCGCGCGAAAAGTGATCGCCGATTCCGGTTATGGACCGGACTACAAATATTTCTTGCACCGCGTCGGACATGGCATTGGCATGGATGGCCACGAGTGGCCATATCTTGTGCGGGGCAACAGCCTCGCGCTGCGTCCGGGCATGGCCTTCAGCGATGAGCCCGGGATTTACATTCGAGGAGAATTCGGCGTGCGTCTCGAAGATGATATGTACATCACGGAAAACGGCGCCGAGTTGTTCACTCCTCAGAGCCCGTCGCTGGAGGACCCTTTTGGGAAGAGCTAG
- a CDS encoding glycine betaine ABC transporter substrate-binding protein, producing the protein MALAALVTALLVSTTGCRPSHSGRIVVGSKNFSEQVVLAELMAQHIEARLHVPVERRFYLAGSYIAHQAVLADRIDVYPEYTGTALTAILKRPPNWDPNLVFNEVREQYKKQFHLTVISPFGFNNSFAMVMRGGDARRLGVSKLSQAKAYSSQWTFGCGYEFLERPDGYEGFVRRYGLTFAGKPRVMDLGLLYRALKDHQLDLAAGNGTDGVIAALDMTVLEDDLHYFPPYEAMPVVNDEALRRFPQLASTLKELANTISDDEMRRLNYAVDGEHRDVVDVVKEFREKKGL; encoded by the coding sequence GTGGCGCTAGCAGCCTTAGTCACAGCGCTGCTAGTCTCCACAACAGGCTGCCGCCCATCACATTCGGGGCGCATCGTCGTCGGCTCAAAGAACTTCAGCGAGCAGGTAGTCCTCGCGGAATTAATGGCACAGCACATCGAAGCCCGACTGCATGTTCCAGTCGAGCGGCGATTCTATCTGGCAGGCAGCTACATCGCTCATCAAGCCGTGTTGGCGGACCGCATCGACGTTTATCCCGAATACACGGGTACGGCACTCACTGCGATACTCAAGCGACCGCCAAATTGGGACCCAAACCTCGTTTTCAACGAGGTACGTGAGCAGTACAAGAAGCAGTTTCACCTCACGGTCATTTCGCCATTCGGATTCAACAACTCATTCGCGATGGTTATGCGTGGGGGCGATGCGCGCAGGCTTGGCGTATCCAAGCTGTCGCAGGCCAAAGCCTACTCATCGCAGTGGACATTTGGATGTGGCTACGAGTTTCTCGAGCGTCCGGATGGGTACGAGGGATTCGTGCGACGCTATGGACTTACCTTCGCCGGCAAACCGCGTGTGATGGACCTGGGCCTGCTGTATCGCGCGCTCAAGGACCATCAGCTTGACCTGGCCGCCGGCAATGGCACCGATGGTGTAATCGCCGCCCTCGACATGACGGTGCTCGAAGACGACCTGCATTACTTCCCGCCCTACGAAGCGATGCCTGTTGTAAACGACGAGGCGCTCCGCCGCTTCCCACAGCTAGCATCCACGCTGAAGGAACTCGCCAACACCATCTCGGACGACGAGATGCGGCGGCTGAATTACGCAGTCGATGGCGAGCACCGCGATGTGGTGGACGTGGTGAAAGAGTTTCGAGAGAAAAAAGGACTGTAA
- a CDS encoding ABC transporter permease, with amino-acid sequence MLDFLLKNRGQIASLTLEHLWLVGIAMVIAVAIGVPLGILVSRSAWLRKPVLGGTSVLQTIPSLALFGFLLPAPWLGARADRLAIAALVLYALLPIVRNTYTGIMAIDPAVKEAAVGMGMTDNELLTRVELPLSAPFMLAGIRIATVTAVGVATIAAAVGAGGLGELIFRGVAMVNNQLILAGAIPAALLAIVADVVLGAVENRLRVPRK; translated from the coding sequence ATGCTCGACTTCCTTCTCAAGAATCGCGGTCAGATCGCCTCATTGACGCTCGAACACCTTTGGCTCGTGGGGATTGCGATGGTTATCGCGGTGGCGATTGGTGTCCCTCTTGGAATTCTCGTGAGCCGAAGCGCGTGGCTGAGAAAGCCGGTCCTCGGCGGCACGAGTGTCCTGCAGACGATTCCCAGTTTGGCACTCTTTGGTTTTCTGCTGCCGGCGCCGTGGCTTGGAGCCCGCGCCGACCGATTGGCCATTGCCGCCCTTGTTCTCTACGCGTTGCTGCCAATTGTCCGCAACACCTACACGGGGATCATGGCCATCGATCCAGCAGTAAAAGAAGCGGCCGTTGGAATGGGCATGACTGATAACGAACTCCTGACGCGCGTGGAGCTCCCGCTCAGCGCGCCGTTCATGCTCGCTGGAATCCGCATCGCGACCGTAACCGCAGTAGGCGTGGCGACCATTGCGGCTGCCGTCGGAGCGGGAGGGTTAGGCGAACTGATATTTCGCGGCGTGGCCATGGTCAACAATCAACTGATTCTTGCGGGAGCCATTCCGGCAGCGTTGCTGGCGATCGTAGCCGATGTTGTACTCGGAGCGGTTGAAAATCGCTTGCGCGTGCCCCGAAAATGA
- a CDS encoding ATP-binding cassette domain-containing protein: protein MSSKSSPIIEFREVGYSLGDQSLLQDISFSVSEGETLILLGRSGAGKTTALKLINRLLTPTYGVIKVRGRSTTSWDPISLRRSIGWVIQESGLFPHYSVAGNIAVVPKLEQWPDNRIHARVSELMQLVGLEPNLRERYPHQLSGGQRQRVGVARALAADPSILLMDEPFGALDPLTRAELQKEFLDLQRRLRKTVVMVTHDLREALLLGTRIALFDSGKLVGTFTSREFANSQDERVREYVNPFREAALPI from the coding sequence GTGAGCTCCAAATCCTCGCCCATCATTGAGTTCCGCGAAGTTGGCTACAGCCTCGGAGACCAGAGTTTGCTTCAGGACATCAGCTTCTCTGTTTCCGAAGGAGAAACACTGATTCTGCTCGGACGAAGCGGGGCCGGAAAGACCACGGCTTTGAAACTCATCAATCGGCTGCTGACGCCAACGTATGGCGTAATCAAGGTCAGAGGCCGAAGTACGACATCCTGGGATCCGATTTCGCTGCGCCGCTCGATTGGGTGGGTCATTCAAGAGTCGGGCCTGTTCCCACACTATTCAGTAGCAGGCAATATCGCGGTCGTACCAAAGCTCGAGCAATGGCCCGACAATCGCATACATGCGCGGGTCTCCGAGCTCATGCAACTAGTTGGGCTCGAACCGAATCTGCGAGAGCGCTATCCACACCAACTCTCCGGTGGACAGCGGCAGCGCGTCGGAGTCGCTCGTGCATTGGCCGCCGATCCCAGCATTCTGCTTATGGATGAGCCCTTCGGAGCGCTCGACCCGCTCACGCGCGCAGAGTTACAGAAGGAGTTCCTCGACTTGCAACGCCGTCTTCGCAAAACGGTCGTGATGGTCACACATGATCTTCGTGAAGCGCTGCTGCTCGGTACGCGCATCGCGTTATTCGATTCCGGCAAGCTTGTCGGTACCTTCACAAGTCGCGAATTCGCAAATTCCCAGGACGAGCGCGTGCGAGAGTATGTGAATCCGTTCCGCGAGGCGGCGTTGCCGATCTGA
- a CDS encoding DUF6677 family protein, with the protein MPQPRSKADAILAERELNSMAIIAPIAGWLIPGAGHLIQRRWIRGLLLFVSVFAMFVLGVLMEGKVYGLNGGDLLDMLGFVGDLGSGSLYFVTRMMDWGRGAIQLASADYGTKFIIVSGLLNVMSAVDAYDIAIGKKE; encoded by the coding sequence ATGCCTCAACCCAGATCCAAAGCTGACGCCATTCTTGCCGAACGCGAACTTAATTCCATGGCCATCATTGCACCAATTGCAGGATGGCTCATTCCCGGAGCCGGCCATCTGATCCAGCGGCGGTGGATTCGTGGCCTGCTGCTCTTCGTCTCGGTTTTCGCCATGTTTGTACTCGGCGTGCTGATGGAGGGGAAAGTCTACGGTCTGAACGGCGGCGACCTTCTTGACATGCTCGGCTTCGTCGGTGACCTTGGCTCCGGCAGCCTTTATTTCGTGACCCGCATGATGGACTGGGGCAGGGGAGCCATCCAACTCGCTTCTGCCGATTACGGAACTAAGTTCATCATCGTCTCCGGGTTGCTGAACGTGATGAGCGCGGTGGACGCCTACGACATCGCGATCGGGAAGAAGGAATAA
- a CDS encoding NAD-dependent deacylase yields the protein MTLKPSREEWRHALGGPVLVITGAGLSADSGLHTFRGTGGLWRNYNPISLATPEAFARDPKLVWEWYQWRRDEATKAAPNAGHLALAELATRNHDCLIVTQNVDDLHERAGTPSERLVHVHGDLFFNRCTSCSYIDREHISTAELPPRCPHCQESPLRPGVVWFGEMLDRKVLSRIDDFVRRVECGLVLVVGTTATFHYIIDWALGAKRSGGILVEINPEETELSASADVVYRKRAAEVLPEMLRLSS from the coding sequence ATGACCCTCAAACCCAGCCGCGAAGAATGGCGGCACGCTCTAGGCGGTCCGGTTCTTGTTATCACAGGAGCCGGGCTCTCTGCCGATAGCGGGCTGCATACCTTCCGCGGTACTGGGGGTTTATGGAGAAATTACAATCCGATCTCGCTTGCCACCCCAGAAGCCTTTGCAAGAGATCCCAAGCTGGTCTGGGAGTGGTATCAATGGCGCAGAGATGAGGCGACTAAGGCGGCGCCCAATGCGGGCCATTTGGCTCTAGCCGAGCTCGCCACTCGCAATCACGACTGCCTGATTGTGACTCAAAATGTCGATGACCTGCATGAACGCGCGGGAACGCCCTCCGAGCGATTGGTTCACGTGCACGGTGACTTGTTCTTCAATCGCTGCACGAGCTGTAGCTATATTGACCGCGAACACATTTCTACCGCAGAACTGCCGCCACGATGCCCGCACTGCCAAGAGTCTCCCCTGCGACCAGGTGTGGTTTGGTTCGGTGAAATGCTCGACCGGAAAGTCCTCAGTCGGATCGACGATTTCGTTCGCCGCGTCGAATGTGGCTTGGTGCTGGTAGTGGGAACAACCGCTACCTTTCATTACATAATCGATTGGGCTCTGGGCGCCAAACGTTCCGGCGGCATTCTGGTCGAAATCAATCCTGAGGAAACTGAGCTCTCGGCTAGTGCTGATGTCGTGTACCGCAAACGCGCGGCGGAAGTCTTGCCGGAGATGTTGAGACTGTCATCCTGA